The DNA segment GTAACCTGAAATGAGCAAAAtgataaggagaaaaaaatttgAGCTTCAAGAAAAACTGCTATCAAAGGAAGATCCAAACTGAAAATTTCATGCTGGTTCTTTTACAATGACTTAAATGGGCTAAAACCTCACACATACTCTTACTTcgttaaaaaagcaaacaaacttcTTAAATGTTTTTATACTGTGTACTTTTTACTTTACAACACGTTCTCTCACAAAAGGTTGGGATGCAAAGCCTTAGCCCTCACAGCAGGCCCACCAACTTAACCAGTTCTCTTCAGACACTACTCACAACACACACTGGTGCACCCAGCACCCCATGGACGCTCCAGAGGCAAAAAGAGAAGCTCAGGAACTTGAGGTCACTCTAGGCTACACAGGCAAGAGTCTTATCTCAGAACAACACAACCTAAAAACCACAACGGTACCCTTGtgtacatacatttatttttacaaaacaaTAAGCCGTGGAACAtctaagatgaaagaaaaaagaaaaaaaaaaaagacaggctggAGACAGAAAAAGAACAATGTGGCAAACAATTAGGTGGGGAAAACCACTGCAAAGCGTAAGGTTATCTTTTGAGAAAGATGTTGAGGGGGTAACCTCTGGAAACCATCAAAGCCACTGCCAAAACAGACATGTAGAACCACACGTAGATGGAAACGTGTAAAATTAAGACAAAGAAAGATGCTTGCTAAcgcaaaagaaaaagcaaataaaaccGATCACTTGACACACACTTTACctggctgtcttattttaaatACCCGGAGCTAcaactttattttattgtttacgAATAATAGTTACTTTCTAAGTGTTGGGTCCGAGAGGGACAAAGCTGCAGAACCATAGCAGAGAGAAGGGAACTCTGAGACTTATTTCTGTACCTCTGGGTGCGCTCTACCTATCAGGCAGCGGGCGCGGACACACCCACAACCGCGGTCACCCGTGTCGCCCGATCTAAGGAGTGGGAGATGGTGACGGGGAGTGGTGCTCAATCACTGGAAACAAATAACCCGTTACTGAAACGCCTGGGCCCCGGAACTGAGCTCACCGCGTGGACAAAAAGGTCCACGACCCCTTTCGCCCCGGGTCCCCAGGCCACGAGCACGCGCCAGACACGAGCAGGCGCCAGACACTTGGCGGGTCGCGTGGCCCCAGGATGGGCTCGCAGGCAGCGGTCGCGAGGCCTGGAACGCCCCGCGCGCGCCAAACTCCGCCGCAGCGGAAGACCGGAGCTCTGGGGCCGCCAGCTTCGAGGTCGCGGCGGGTCCCCTTCCCCGTCCCCTCGCAGGATACCGCCGAGGCCGACGCGGGGACCGTGGGGCCCTCTACGACGCCTCCATCCGGGGGCTCGGCGCCGGGAAGCGCAGGCCCGGTCAGACGAGAACGACGCGCACTCACCGTCCATGGTCTCCCTCACCGCGTTCAGGTTGGCCGAGGCCGCCGCGCCCGGGCCGCTACCGCTCGCCATGGAGAGGAGAGGCCCCCGCCCCGGTGGGAGAAGGCCTGACCCGGAACTGGAGCGCCCGCCGCCGCTCGGCCCCGCCCACACACCGCGCGGCGGCGCTCGCACCGCCCAGGCCACGCCCCCGCCGCCCGGGCCACGCCCCCTCGCGCCGAGCGCCGAGCGCCGACGCCGGACCGCGTTGATTTGAATTTGGAGCCTCGTTCCCTTGCGCGGAACGTAGAGCGAGGAGTTAGCGTTCGAATTCACCCGGCCGCCTCGACGCCATTGGCTGGTTCGCGGACGGCGGTGGGACGCGATTGGCCGGTGACCTCTCCCCGCCCCGCGCCCTGGTTGGCCGGAGAGCACGGAGGGAGTTAAAGAGTCGGCGCCTGGCGTGGGCATCTGCAGGGTGATGCTAGAACTTCCACGTTGCCCACGAGTGTAGGTACGTTCTCCGTGGCCCCAGGCCTGGACTCCTGCTTCGAGGTGGACCGCTCTGGTTTCCTGGCCCCAGACGTACCTGTGAGCTCGCCTAGGTGTgaaggggagcagagagagagggcgCCTGGACACTGAATGGTCGCTGGAAGTGACGTCTCTGCTGTTTCCGAGGGAGCCCGCTCAACTTTGATCTTACAAaagtaaattcttttcttttcttcttcttcaccccCGCCCCCATCTCCCTTCTGGCTGTAACCCTCTTTGGAAGGAATGCAGCGTGCCTTTGGATCCCGGAGGGGGAGTGCTCTTTAGGAAAAGTAGTTTAAATCCCCACCTGGGTCCAGCCTGTCACTCACCCTGTTCAAGTGAGGACTAACGTGCCAGTAGTAAAAATTGCAGTTCTGTGTGGAATTACTTGGGTATCCGGACGGTGTTCGTACGGTTTTGTCTTGAGATGATGAATAAGGAAAACGATAAATAGAAGTCGTTTGGTTGGAAAGGCACTTATTTTTGGTGTAATCAGATTGGACCAGAGCCCACTCATAACCGGTTGGCTGCTTCATATATGCCGCATAACTTCCGTGCATGCGTTGCTTCCTCTGAAAAAGTGATAGGAGCATTGCCGTACCTTCCCCAGCTCCCAAGGCTCGGCTCCGGATCATCTGAGAAAACGTGCAGGGCTGATTCTCCTTTGTAAACCATAGAAACTTAACCCCAAGAGGATTCGATTTGGAGTGAGATGTTGAATGTATTTTGTCGGGATTAATATCTATGATATTCAGTAATTTTAATATGTGtacttttgatttctttctagtTTGCTTCCTGGGCTATGGGAGATGTCAGCgaattaaaaatgcaaataacaCCAGAAACTCCAGGAAGGATCCCTGTTTTAAATCCCTTTGAAAGTCCCAGTGATTATTCTAATCTCCATGAACAAACCCTTGCTAGTCCTTCTATCTTTAAGTCCACAAAACTACCAGTAAGTTTCTCTTGCCTAGTGTTTACAAGTGATTTTAAGTGAAAGTAACTACAAATAATTTTAAGTGTAAATACAAGAAGAAGATGGCACCTAATCTTGTAATGGTTCTTTGAGCAGACATGATCTGAGCGCTCTTATGCAGGAGGTCGACATCCAGGAACTGCCCACACCAGCACAGAAACAGCACACAGGCTTTACAAGTTAGCTGGTCACAGCTGAGCTACTCATATATACCTCAGACCAAAGACAGCAGCCAAGACCAATATGGAGACAAACATGCCACGCTCTAGTAACGAATTATGGACACAGAAATGtgaatttcttattatttttctgtcataaaatagtgatacctttgtTTCCTTTTGCCCAGCCATTTGAAAACGTTCAGCCCTAATAAAGCTTGTGGTTATTATAAAAGGGAGCAAAGTCCTGcactgttggaaaaaaaaaaaaaaaaaactcagcaaAATGAGCAATTTTGAAATTGTAATgcgtagccgggtgtggtggcacactcctttaatcccagcactcgggaggcagaggcaggcggatttctgagttcaaggccagcctggtctacaaaaagtgagttccaggacagccagggccacacagagaaaccctgtctcgaaaaaccggaagaaaaaaaattgtaacgCATGTGCTATGAATAATATTAACCAGAAGGAGGGAACATAGGAAGTGTGTTCTTCAGGAAATCAGGGTTGCTTGTTTTTACTTTGCTACACTGGCAAGGCTCTTTTGATTTGTTAAGCACACTTTCCTAGAAAAGCTGTAAAGCAAGGTGCGTTGGCTGCTTTGATGTCAGCTTGACTTTAAGCTCAAGTCTCAGACTCCGTTGAGAAGATGCGCCCATTAGATTGCATTTCAGCCAAACCTgttggacattttcttgattaaaactTAGTATAGGCGGGCACAGTGTATTGTGGATGGTCCCATTGacaggctggtagtcctggggtctgtaagaaagcaagctgagccaaGCCATTAAGTAGCACTCCTGAGGTCCTACTCAGGATGCCTCAGGTCCtccttccaggttcctgtcctgtttgagttcctgccctgacttccttcagtggtgaCCAGTAATATGGTTTAAGCCAGATCAGCCCTTTTCTCCCagagttgcttttggtcgtggtgtttcatcacagtcaTTGCAACCCTAAGACACCAGATGGCTGTTTCTTCTGCGTTTTATGGCAGCGTAGACAGGAAAGAGTTGTGCGTGAGCCAGATGTAGTTTATATAGTCATTGTGTTAGTTTGGCCTTACGACATTCACTGATTATGATAAGACAGCTTATTTTAAAGTTGTCTAACTTCAAATTATCTTAATCCAAAGTAAATAACAGCAGCTGGGAAGATAGCTTAGTAGGTAGCATGCTTGCCATTTGCAGAGCAAGCACAAGGACATGAGTTAGAGCCTCAGGACCCATCTCACAAAGCCAGGAGTGATGGATGGTTGTCCTCCTAGTGTAGGGGAGGTAATTACAGCCCCATCCTTGGGGCTCCTTGCCCAGCCAGCCTAGATTACAAATTGGATCAATGCCAATgaagaccatatctcaaaaaaccaagagggATAATACCCGAGATTGGCCTCCAACCTCCTAGTATGCGTGTGTGCAGATGCAcacgcgcgtgtgcacacacacacacacacacacacatcctcacaaACATGAACATAGATATGCCCACAGTAATAAAAGAATGCTTTCAGTTAaattgggttggtttggttttggtttggggtctggtttggttgggtttggtttttccagacaaggtttctttgtgtggctttggctgtcctggaacaagcTCTCCGGACCAGGCTGGCCAGAAACTCACAAGAGATtgacctgtctctgcccctgcccctgcttctgcagtgctgggagtaaaggtgtgtgccaccacttggCATCAGTTAAATTGTGATTAGACTTCAAAGCCAGAAATTATAACATCCTGCCCACCTCCCTCTGAGGATATTTGTAGTTACAGTTTTAGATTTGAGTAAGGTTTGGGACCAGCTGAATAGTTGCATATGGAGAAGCCCTAGATGGTATTAAATATTTTG comes from the Mus musculus strain C57BL/6J chromosome 14, GRCm38.p6 C57BL/6J genome and includes:
- the Mzt1 gene encoding mitotic-spindle organizing protein 1 isoform X1, coding for MPTPGADSLTPSVLSGQPGRGAGRGHRPIASHRRPRTSQWRRGGRVNSNANSSLYVPRKGTRLQIQINAVRRRRSALGARGRGPGGGGVAWAVRAPPRGVWAGPSGGGRSSSGSGLLPPGRGPLLSMASGSGPGAAASANLNAVRETMDGC